From a single Nostoc sp. MS1 genomic region:
- a CDS encoding serine/threonine protein kinase, whose product MELDVQNKGAIPSIHHPDFYALGYQVIRVLGRNPEAGRITYLAHDSKSQQQVVIKEFSLVSNSADWSVFKAYENEAEILQKLNHPRIPRYLNSFATQKAFYLVLEYKKAVPLSSKRSFSPQEVKQIALSTLEILVYLQQRINPIIHRDIKPENILIDEQLNAYLVDFDLARVHGAEIALTSLVVGTPGYISPEEQLGYPLSLASDLYSLGATIICLLTNTRSVDIYQLMNSKGCFNFQKLDSQISLRFRSWLMGMVASKRQYRYANAADAMAALKPIHTTGTATAMEILVTVLKLKRQTAVLALAITAILTVAGTTLILSQQGGVAQQLKEARK is encoded by the coding sequence ATGGAGCTTGATGTGCAGAATAAAGGGGCAATTCCCTCAATTCATCATCCAGATTTTTATGCTTTAGGCTATCAAGTTATTCGAGTACTAGGACGTAACCCAGAAGCAGGACGCATCACCTATTTAGCTCATGACTCGAAATCTCAACAACAGGTAGTCATTAAAGAATTCAGTTTAGTTAGTAATAGTGCGGACTGGTCTGTTTTTAAAGCTTATGAGAATGAAGCGGAGATTCTGCAAAAACTGAATCATCCTCGCATTCCTCGCTATCTCAATTCTTTTGCAACTCAGAAAGCTTTTTATTTGGTATTGGAGTATAAAAAGGCTGTTCCTTTAAGCTCAAAACGCAGCTTTAGTCCACAAGAAGTTAAGCAAATTGCTTTGTCAACTTTAGAAATTTTGGTGTATCTACAACAACGTATTAACCCAATAATTCATCGAGATATCAAACCAGAAAATATCTTAATTGATGAACAATTAAATGCTTACTTGGTTGATTTTGATTTAGCGAGGGTACATGGTGCAGAAATAGCCCTTACTAGTTTGGTAGTAGGAACACCTGGGTATATATCACCAGAGGAACAATTAGGTTATCCTCTTTCTTTAGCCTCGGATTTATATAGTTTAGGAGCAACAATAATTTGTTTGCTGACTAATACCCGTTCTGTTGATATTTATCAATTAATGAACAGTAAGGGTTGTTTTAATTTTCAAAAATTAGATTCCCAAATTAGTTTGCGTTTTCGCTCATGGTTAATGGGAATGGTAGCGTCCAAACGGCAATATCGTTATGCAAATGCCGCAGATGCTATGGCTGCACTTAAGCCTATCCACACCACTGGGACTGCTACCGCTATGGAAATCTTAGTTACAGTCCTAAAATTGAAAAGACAAACTGCTGTTTTAGCTTTAGCCATTACTGCAATACTTACAGTAGCAGGAACAACATTGATCCTGTCTCAACAAGGTGGGGTAGCGCAGCAGTTAAAGGAAGCGAGGAAGTGA
- a CDS encoding serine hydrolase has translation MAESGDKLRDFSRRQPANRRQRSRKVQKVEPKKAKISNQQRAATGAAMVARSPNVVPAPVGAGSRKPRQGLVMPSAVKPMPTAKGQIPPYNPNNVKVRTVRVTKQPMSSQPGRRVSRKTRLKPMARAILYGVRLLIIGVGIGAIVGTALSVLDPANRIAPTATTSNNTTSTQAQPTPNNQAAGLFLTQEITSLKNTVQELAAATPDLTPGVFLVDLETGGYVDINGSSSSPAASTIKLPILVAFFQDVDAGKIRLDEMLTMQQEMVAGGSGNFQYKPVGTKFAALEVATKMITISDNTATNMLIARLGGMEALNERFRTWGLTTTAIRNSLPDLQGTNTTSPKELGNIMALVSQGNLVSMRSRDQILDIMRQTERDNLLPSGLGAGARVYHKTGDIGTMLADAGLIDTPTGKRYIVAVMVQRPNNDPRAEKFISSVSRAAYQQFSQSAPTPTNTTSSIPPTGYPSPVVTAPVPTTPINPAVVPPGANNIGGYSSPVINPQYYPPR, from the coding sequence GTGGCAGAGTCAGGTGACAAACTAAGAGATTTCTCGCGGCGACAACCCGCCAATCGCCGCCAGCGATCGCGCAAGGTGCAGAAAGTAGAACCGAAAAAAGCTAAAATTTCTAATCAACAGCGTGCGGCTACAGGCGCGGCAATGGTAGCCCGTTCGCCTAATGTTGTACCTGCGCCTGTTGGGGCGGGAAGTCGTAAGCCAAGGCAGGGATTAGTCATGCCTAGCGCGGTCAAACCCATGCCCACAGCCAAAGGTCAGATTCCCCCTTATAACCCTAATAATGTCAAAGTTAGAACAGTAAGAGTGACTAAGCAGCCGATGTCGTCCCAACCTGGTAGACGAGTATCACGTAAAACCCGATTAAAGCCGATGGCTAGAGCCATTTTGTATGGTGTGAGGCTATTAATCATTGGAGTGGGTATTGGTGCGATCGTCGGTACAGCCTTATCAGTTCTAGACCCGGCAAATCGGATTGCTCCCACTGCTACTACATCCAACAATACAACGTCAACTCAAGCACAGCCTACTCCTAATAATCAAGCGGCTGGTCTATTCTTAACTCAAGAAATTACATCTCTGAAGAATACTGTGCAAGAATTAGCGGCTGCTACTCCCGATCTTACCCCTGGAGTCTTCTTGGTAGATTTAGAGACGGGTGGTTATGTGGATATTAATGGAAGTAGTAGTTCGCCAGCCGCTAGCACAATTAAACTTCCTATTCTTGTTGCCTTCTTCCAAGATGTTGATGCAGGCAAGATTCGCTTGGATGAGATGCTGACAATGCAGCAGGAAATGGTAGCAGGAGGTTCTGGTAATTTCCAATACAAACCAGTCGGGACTAAATTTGCTGCTTTGGAAGTCGCCACAAAAATGATTACCATCAGCGACAACACAGCTACTAATATGCTAATTGCTCGGCTGGGAGGTATGGAAGCACTCAATGAGCGTTTTCGCACTTGGGGATTAACTACTACAGCTATTCGTAATTCATTGCCTGATTTACAAGGGACAAACACCACCAGCCCCAAAGAATTAGGAAACATCATGGCTCTGGTGAGTCAGGGCAATTTAGTGAGTATGCGATCGCGCGACCAAATTCTGGATATTATGCGTCAGACAGAGCGCGATAATTTATTACCTTCAGGTTTGGGTGCAGGTGCGAGAGTATACCATAAAACTGGTGACATCGGTACGATGTTGGCCGATGCGGGTTTAATTGATACTCCCACTGGGAAGCGTTATATAGTTGCTGTCATGGTACAACGTCCTAATAACGACCCCCGTGCCGAGAAATTCATTAGCTCAGTTTCCCGTGCTGCTTATCAACAGTTTAGTCAAAGTGCGCCAACACCAACTAATACCACTAGCAGTATCCCCCCTACTGGTTATCCATCGCCAGTTGTGACGGCTCCTGTTCCAACTACACCTATAAATCCTGCTGTGGTTCCTCCCGGAGCTAATAACATTGGGGGCTATTCATCGCCAGTTATCAATCCACAATATTACCCACCAAGATAG
- a CDS encoding alpha/beta fold hydrolase, with protein sequence MTLDTQKLPAIANFEKLVWTWRNYKIQYTVMGTGQPLVLVHGFGASIGHWRKNIPVLANAGHQVFAIDLLGFGGSEKPAIDYSVELWVELLKDFWTDNIQRPAVFIGNSIGALISLMVLAQYPEITAGGVLINSAGGLSHRPHELNPPLRIVMSTFNRVVRSPITGKFVFNRIRQKAQIRRTLYQVYRDRSAVTDELVDLLYAPSCDPGAQQVFASILTAPPGPTPGELLPQVERPLLVIWGADDPWTPITGVKIYEQAQENGKNIKIIPIPGAGHCPHDEVPDIVNAQIVDWLKTVNG encoded by the coding sequence ATGACCCTAGATACTCAAAAGTTGCCAGCGATCGCTAATTTTGAGAAACTGGTTTGGACTTGGCGTAATTACAAAATTCAGTACACTGTCATGGGTACTGGACAGCCGTTGGTACTAGTTCACGGCTTTGGCGCTTCCATTGGCCACTGGCGCAAAAATATTCCTGTTTTAGCCAATGCTGGCCATCAGGTGTTTGCTATTGATTTGTTGGGTTTTGGTGGTTCAGAAAAACCTGCAATTGATTACAGCGTAGAGCTTTGGGTAGAACTTTTAAAAGATTTTTGGACAGACAATATCCAACGACCAGCCGTATTTATTGGTAACTCTATTGGCGCACTTATCAGCTTGATGGTATTGGCGCAATATCCAGAAATTACGGCTGGTGGTGTTTTAATTAACTCGGCTGGTGGTTTGAGTCATCGTCCTCATGAATTGAACCCACCATTGCGGATAGTCATGTCTACATTTAATAGAGTAGTGCGATCGCCCATCACAGGCAAATTCGTCTTTAACCGTATCCGCCAAAAAGCCCAAATTCGCCGCACTTTGTACCAAGTGTACCGCGATCGTAGTGCCGTCACCGATGAACTTGTAGATTTACTGTACGCCCCATCCTGTGATCCAGGCGCACAGCAAGTCTTCGCCTCCATCCTCACAGCACCACCAGGCCCCACACCAGGAGAACTACTACCCCAAGTAGAACGTCCTTTATTGGTGATTTGGGGCGCTGATGACCCTTGGACACCCATTACAGGGGTGAAGATTTACGAACAGGCGCAAGAGAACGGCAAAAACATCAAAATTATCCCCATTCCTGGTGCTGGTCATTGCCCCCACGACGAAGTTCCCGATATTGTCAACGCCCAGATTGTTGATTGGTTAAAGACTGTTAACGGTTGA
- a CDS encoding S-layer homology domain-containing protein, whose translation MKYTNPRSLSRLSKVFLAATSIAVFSPMLSAYANPGVSTTVAQQLLADSTSSTNTSVRTKTPGFSLAILQPAGDLPDVIARVSFKGKRQKGYLKERFLGDYKFKTKHKAEFVKGLKAGDRVVVRLYNTQNSFLGYSEFELLSVHTTVNLILSANPTEYQVVRTVYGVDVNQDGIVDTGTTTYDYFTQVSGDRVTFLSSSQTINVSQFQTESFSDVATNSVYPTSFTTGSSALVRQTISTFSYSLAEALKVEPGRLVQILSINDNNSTYDVSDMMMNYREVGVANGIQVKFTDVSGNHWANDFIAELAALQIVQGFPDGSFRPDEQLTRAQFAAMISQAFAKAQVRNAISFRDVSTRHWAYSAIRETYSTGFLSVSGNKFNPNQTLSRLEVLLALARGLNYTFTGSTESILIAYSDASTIRSDVRSAIAALTARGIVVNYPDIRTLNPNKVATRAEVSALIYKSLVSIGEVADIPSNYAVEPTQQRAEVEINDNNDDKKVRRHCNQGIGNGAEGCDPGNSRPHGGSNDEGGRTPGGKR comes from the coding sequence ATGAAATACACAAATCCGCGTTCCCTATCTCGCTTAAGTAAAGTTTTTCTAGCTGCCACATCGATTGCAGTTTTTTCTCCGATGCTTTCTGCTTATGCAAATCCAGGTGTCTCTACAACCGTAGCTCAACAACTTTTAGCAGATTCTACCAGTAGTACTAATACTTCAGTGCGAACAAAAACCCCTGGTTTTAGTTTGGCAATTTTACAACCTGCTGGCGACTTACCGGATGTAATTGCCCGTGTTTCCTTTAAAGGTAAACGTCAAAAAGGCTACTTAAAAGAAAGGTTTCTTGGTGATTACAAGTTTAAGACTAAGCACAAGGCAGAGTTTGTCAAAGGATTAAAAGCAGGCGATCGCGTAGTTGTGCGTCTGTATAATACTCAAAACAGCTTCCTCGGTTACAGCGAATTTGAATTATTATCTGTACATACAACTGTTAATCTCATTCTGTCTGCCAACCCTACAGAATATCAAGTTGTTCGTACTGTGTATGGGGTTGATGTTAACCAAGACGGCATTGTAGACACAGGCACAACCACTTACGATTATTTTACGCAAGTTAGCGGTGACAGGGTAACATTTCTCAGCAGTTCCCAAACCATTAATGTTAGCCAGTTCCAAACAGAAAGTTTCTCTGACGTTGCTACCAATAGCGTTTATCCTACCTCCTTTACTACAGGTAGTTCTGCCTTAGTACGTCAAACTATTAGTACTTTTAGCTATAGCTTGGCGGAAGCTTTGAAAGTTGAACCCGGTCGCTTAGTACAAATTCTTTCCATCAATGACAATAATTCTACTTACGATGTCAGTGACATGATGATGAATTATCGAGAGGTAGGTGTCGCTAACGGTATTCAAGTCAAGTTTACCGATGTATCTGGAAATCACTGGGCTAACGACTTTATCGCTGAATTGGCAGCTTTGCAAATCGTCCAAGGTTTTCCCGATGGCAGTTTCCGCCCTGATGAACAGTTAACCCGCGCTCAATTTGCGGCAATGATTAGTCAAGCCTTTGCTAAGGCGCAAGTCCGCAATGCCATCAGCTTTAGGGATGTTTCTACCAGACATTGGGCTTATAGTGCCATCCGCGAAACCTACTCAACAGGCTTTCTAAGTGTGTCTGGTAATAAGTTCAACCCGAACCAAACCCTTTCTCGTCTAGAAGTGCTGTTAGCTTTGGCGCGAGGACTTAACTACACCTTTACAGGTTCTACAGAGTCAATTCTTATAGCTTATAGCGATGCTAGCACTATTCGTAGCGATGTTCGTAGTGCGATCGCTGCTCTCACTGCAAGAGGTATTGTAGTTAATTATCCTGATATCCGTACTCTCAATCCTAACAAGGTGGCAACTAGAGCCGAAGTCTCTGCCTTAATTTACAAGTCGTTAGTTAGCATTGGTGAAGTCGCTGATATACCTTCTAACTACGCTGTAGAACCAACACAGCAAAGGGCTGAAGTGGAAATCAACGATAATAATGACGATAAAAAAGTACGTCGCCATTGTAACCAAGGAATTGGTAATGGTGCTGAGGGATGCGACCCTGGTAATTCCCGTCCTCACGGTGGCAGCAACGACGAAGGCGGAAGGACTCCTGGTGGTAAGAGATAA